A section of the Oncorhynchus gorbuscha isolate QuinsamMale2020 ecotype Even-year linkage group LG04, OgorEven_v1.0, whole genome shotgun sequence genome encodes:
- the terb2 gene encoding telomere repeats-binding bouquet formation protein 2 isoform X2, whose protein sequence is MFTNRTAWFSNSVRRGSRWFWVSEGGGITSWETADYLFSEDATCPDTERIFESVDYAENRLTVFHSFYLAACEKCHSVKSVCIGHYVLPPVSVQEVVKAVVGRFIWEQEDNAKAVDTEMTDWHWAIGRRKRNTVEVAVITQTSIVAMPYPFWILRILHKERVLCVVKYNITQLITWLQGMSVLMN, encoded by the exons ATGTTCACAAATAGAACAGCATGGTTCTCAAATAGTGTGAGAAGAGGAAGCCGTTGGTTTTGGG TATCTGAGGGTGGCGGTATTACAAGTTGGGAGACTGCTGACTACCTTTTCAGTGAGGATGCCACCTGTCCTGATACAGAAAG gaTATTTGAGAGTGTGGACTATGCTGAGAACAGGCTAACAGTTTTTCACAGCTTCTATCTAGCTGCCTGTGAGAAATGCCACAGTGTCAAGTCAGTGTGCATCGGTCATTATGTGCTGCCTCCAGTCTCTGTCCAGGAGG TGGTGAAAGCAGTGGTTGGGAGATTCATTTGGGAGCAGGAGGATAATGCAAAGGCTGTTGATACAGAG ATGACAGACTGGCATTGGGCAATAGGCAGAAGGAAGAGGAATACAGTGGAGGTTGCTGTGATCACACAGACATCAATAGTTG CCATGCCGTACCCTTTCTGGATACTCCGGATACTCCACAAAGAGAGGGTGCTCTGTGTTGTGAAGTACAACATTACCCAGTTAATAACATGGTTACAG GGTATGTCAGTATTGATGAACTGA
- the terb2 gene encoding telomere repeats-binding bouquet formation protein 2 isoform X1, with the protein MFTNRTAWFSNSVRRGSRWFWVSEGGGITSWETADYLFSEDATCPDTERIFESVDYAENRLTVFHSFYLAACEKCHSVKSVCIGHYVLPPVSVQEVVKAVVGRFIWEQEDNAKAVDTEDSDDRLALGNRQKEEEYSGGCCDHTDINSCHAVPFLDTPDTPQREGALCCEVQHYPVNNMVTGYVSIDELRTYSGELQDFLPGHCGSSVSKKRRSTVDIA; encoded by the exons ATGTTCACAAATAGAACAGCATGGTTCTCAAATAGTGTGAGAAGAGGAAGCCGTTGGTTTTGGG TATCTGAGGGTGGCGGTATTACAAGTTGGGAGACTGCTGACTACCTTTTCAGTGAGGATGCCACCTGTCCTGATACAGAAAG gaTATTTGAGAGTGTGGACTATGCTGAGAACAGGCTAACAGTTTTTCACAGCTTCTATCTAGCTGCCTGTGAGAAATGCCACAGTGTCAAGTCAGTGTGCATCGGTCATTATGTGCTGCCTCCAGTCTCTGTCCAGGAGG TGGTGAAAGCAGTGGTTGGGAGATTCATTTGGGAGCAGGAGGATAATGCAAAGGCTGTTGATACAGAG GATTCAGATGACAGACTGGCATTGGGCAATAGGCAGAAGGAAGAGGAATACAGTGGAGGTTGCTGTGATCACACAGACATCAATAGTTG CCATGCCGTACCCTTTCTGGATACTCCGGATACTCCACAAAGAGAGGGTGCTCTGTGTTGTGAAGTACAACATTACCCAGTTAATAACATGGTTACAG GGTATGTCAGTATTGATGAACTGAGGACTTACTCAGGAGAACTTCAAGACTTCCTACCAGGCCATTGTGGTTCTTCAGTCTCTAAAAAAAGGCGCTCCACAGTAGATATTGCTTAA